The DNA region TGTTGTGGGGGCTCAAGCGCGATTGCCCCAGCGGGAATGGCGTGGCTACTCACCCGCACTTGGATTTCACCTTGCGGTGTAAATTTGATGGCATTGTTGAGCAGATTGACGAGAATCTGGCGGAGTCGAGTGATATCGCTAATGATCTCGGCGGGGACTTGCGGGTCGATTTGATAGGACAAGTTAACCGCTTTTTCAGCGGCGTTCAGATGAATTAGACTATGGGCTTCTTGAATGCAGTTGCGTAAGTTAAAGGGCGCATTTTCGAGATTGAGTTTGCCGGCTTCAACTTTGGAGAAATCTAAAATATCGTTAATCAGTGCGAGGAGGGAATCACTACCTTGTAAAATTGTTTCAACATAGCTTTTCTGTTCGCCGTTGAGCTGGGTCTCTAAGAGTAGACCGGCCATACCCATGACGGCATTCATGGGCGTACGAATTTCATGACTCATTGTCGCTAGAAAATCGCTTTTGGCTTGATTCGCGGCTTCTGCATGTCGCTTTGCTTGGGCGAGCTGCTGTTGGGCGAGCTCTTGTTTCGTAATATCCCGTAGAATGCATACACCGCCAATAATGGCTTCGCTTTCATCGCGTAAAGGGCTATAGTAGGCTTCGAAAAATTGCTGGTTATCGCTGGGGTGAAACGGAAAGCGGCGATTGCTGGAAATGACGTTTTTACCTTGCAGTGCCTGGAGGAAAAACCGATCTTCCTGTATTTGCCAGAGATACGGAAATACCTCTAAAGCCATGCGTCCCAGTACGGTATCGCGGGTCACGCCTGATATTTTCTCCATCGCCGAGTTCCAGGTGATGAATTGGAGTTCACGATCGAAGGCGATAATGCCGTCGGTACTGCTATCAATTAAGCGTTCCGAGAGTTTCCGCAGTTTGGTTTTCTGAACTGTTAAACCAATATGTGCCGTCATTTGTTGGATGAAAGCGATTTCGAGCGGATTCCAATCCCGCGCCTCGGCGCAATGATGGATGATCATAAATCCCCAGAGCCGATTGGGTTTGGCCGGTTGCGTATCGATGCCTTGGAGATAGAGGTCGAGCGATCGCAGGGCTTGCCCATCGTAGAGGATGGGGACGACGAGATTGGCTTTGACTTGAAACCCCATCAACATCTCGCGATAGCATGGCGAGATATCATTGTGTATTACATCGGTGATTTGGTTCACCTTGCCTTGGGTATAGCGCTGCGCACAACTCGTAATGAAGCAAGGGTCATCGATTTTGACTCCCTGTAAAGGCTGCCAGGCTTGGCCCACGGATTCTGCGACAACTTCGCCGCCCGTGGCATTAATGTCGAGTTGATAAATTAAGACGCGATCGGTTTTGAGCAGCTGCCGGACTTCGTCAACCGTGGTCTGTAATGTGTCATCCAGGTTGATTGATCGATAGATGCGGAGCGCAATATTTGGAATTTGGTCGAGAAAGCTTTGCCCCATTGAGCTGTTGAGGGATTTCGATAAAGACGGAATAACCTGGGACATAGAAGGGCACGGGTGATGATAAAAGTTTGATATATGTGCGTTGTTAGCGCGCCATCCGACTGGGTTGGATATGGGGCATCATGGCCACGTCAGTTTGTTGTAGTCCACGGGGTTTAAACAGTTGACGAATTTTATTGATATGACTTGTGGGATTGGTCGCCGTATAGCGCTGGAGGCATTCCAAGAGGAAAACGTTGCTCCAGTAATAGGCTTCGAGTTGTTGCCATTCCTCTTGTTGCCATTCCCAGGTATGGCCAATGTTGTAGGTTTGGGTAATCGCCGTTTGTAAATCCATTGCCCATGCTTGCTGGCCACTGGCGTCCCAATTACCGAGGTCTCCGGCAATCACATGAGTTTGTAATACGGTTAGACTTTCATTGAAAGCGGCTGGTGTATCCTCCCTTGTCACGATTGCTTGGAGCGTGAAGCAAATTTGAATCGCACTGTTCACGTTCGCGTTGGTCGTGAAATCCTGTAGCCAGTTGCTTAGCTGGATCAATTGCAAGTCCTGAGCCAGTGGTTTGGGTAGCTGCCAAGTGATTTGGGGGTCGAGGCTTCCAGCGAGATCCAGGCCAAGGTTGAGCACACTACTAAAGTAGAAGGCTCGGAGTGCGGCTAAATTATGATTGTCCCCAATGGCTGTCGTGGTCTGCTCAACTTTGTGTTCAATCCAATTGAAAAAAGTTTTGAACCGGGGTTGGAGTAAGATGACACGATCAATCTGGCGTTTGAGCCGTTCTAAGAGGTAGTCACGATCGGGGAGGAGATCCAGCGTCAGAAAAATCACTTCATGCCAGCGCGGATCAAGGGCATGGTGTGCGAGGTTATAGAGTGCTTGGTGGGTTTGCCAGCCGCTATGGTGGAGTTTCTGGGCGAGGACTGGGATTAAGGGCGAAATATTTTGGCTGTCGGGTGGATGGGTGGCTTCACGGGTGAGGGTTTGGGCGAAGATATAGCGGGCACTGAGATATTC from Romeriopsis navalis LEGE 11480 includes:
- a CDS encoding ATP-binding protein, with the translated sequence MSQVIPSLSKSLNSSMGQSFLDQIPNIALRIYRSINLDDTLQTTVDEVRQLLKTDRVLIYQLDINATGGEVVAESVGQAWQPLQGVKIDDPCFITSCAQRYTQGKVNQITDVIHNDISPCYREMLMGFQVKANLVVPILYDGQALRSLDLYLQGIDTQPAKPNRLWGFMIIHHCAEARDWNPLEIAFIQQMTAHIGLTVQKTKLRKLSERLIDSSTDGIIAFDRELQFITWNSAMEKISGVTRDTVLGRMALEVFPYLWQIQEDRFFLQALQGKNVISSNRRFPFHPSDNQQFFEAYYSPLRDESEAIIGGVCILRDITKQELAQQQLAQAKRHAEAANQAKSDFLATMSHEIRTPMNAVMGMAGLLLETQLNGEQKSYVETILQGSDSLLALINDILDFSKVEAGKLNLENAPFNLRNCIQEAHSLIHLNAAEKAVNLSYQIDPQVPAEIISDITRLRQILVNLLNNAIKFTPQGEIQVRVSSHAIPAGAIALEPPQHRLEFAIRDPGIGIAADKLPLLFQAFSQADSSITRQYGGTGLGLAICKQICELMEGQIWVESHGNVGGEAPPDFIPQQTDGATFYFTIQTAIVAVDDIAPAASPMPE